A single Methanospirillum lacunae DNA region contains:
- a CDS encoding SulP family inorganic anion transporter: MSISEKIRTSFLPLPVLEGIIPVTWSQIPMEIIAGISLAALAIPEVMGYANIAGMPVVTGLYTILIPLVVFAIFGSSRHLVVGADSATAAILSTTLISMAMPGSSEYVNLASMVALLAAGFLFLSRIFRLGFIADFLSRSVLIGFLTGVGIQVALGQIPGMIGVSGGNSSSIIQLINLISAPQLSLNSITLLLSGAVLAIIICGNTFAKRIPWPFLVVIGGIVVSWGLNLSASGVAMIGEISYGFPGIGFPIVPPDQIPTLIGTSAACFVVILTQSAATSRAYAARYGESFDENVDLVGLALSNVAAGLSGTFVVNGSPTKTEMVDSAGGKTQIAQLVTFGVVCVALLFFTRPLSFLPSAVLATIVFVIGIHLIDVRGMKNLYSRRPVEFVVALFTALTVLCVSVGWGIAVAIVLSMIAHLRHSYRPLNFLLIESPNRGWALRSIDSGSQASPGLVVYQFGANLYYANEARFTSEILGIVQTANPPLQWLCLSAVSIQDIDFSGSEAIRQLHGELKNRGIVLVMSSVEDPVMKQLERDRLIDLIGRDHFFEFNRDVVIAYNEHRDS, from the coding sequence ATGTCAATTTCTGAAAAAATTCGTACATCTTTTCTGCCTTTACCGGTTTTAGAGGGAATCATTCCTGTTACCTGGAGTCAGATTCCCATGGAGATAATAGCCGGAATTTCTCTTGCAGCTCTTGCCATTCCTGAAGTTATGGGATACGCAAACATTGCTGGGATGCCTGTTGTAACCGGGCTTTACACCATCCTGATCCCTCTTGTAGTATTTGCAATCTTTGGTTCTTCACGGCACCTTGTTGTCGGGGCTGATTCCGCGACTGCTGCAATTCTTTCAACAACCCTGATCAGTATGGCAATGCCCGGATCTTCAGAATATGTGAACCTTGCAAGCATGGTGGCTCTCCTTGCTGCAGGATTTCTCTTCCTCTCCCGGATCTTCAGATTAGGATTTATTGCGGATTTTCTTTCACGATCGGTTTTAATTGGGTTTTTAACAGGTGTTGGTATTCAAGTTGCTCTTGGTCAGATTCCTGGAATGATTGGAGTTTCAGGCGGAAACTCCTCCTCAATAATTCAATTGATAAACCTCATATCTGCTCCTCAATTATCTTTAAACAGCATCACACTCCTTCTGTCTGGTGCTGTTCTGGCAATTATTATATGTGGGAATACATTTGCAAAACGAATTCCCTGGCCTTTTCTTGTTGTTATAGGTGGAATCGTTGTTAGTTGGGGGTTAAACCTTTCAGCCAGCGGTGTTGCGATGATCGGTGAGATCTCTTATGGATTTCCCGGGATAGGATTTCCCATCGTGCCACCGGATCAGATTCCAACACTCATCGGAACTTCTGCTGCATGTTTTGTGGTGATCCTTACTCAAAGTGCAGCGACTTCACGTGCATATGCTGCCCGATATGGGGAATCGTTTGATGAGAATGTAGACCTTGTTGGTCTTGCTCTTTCCAATGTGGCAGCGGGATTGTCTGGAACTTTCGTAGTGAACGGAAGCCCGACAAAGACCGAGATGGTAGATAGTGCGGGTGGAAAAACCCAGATTGCCCAGTTGGTGACATTTGGTGTTGTGTGTGTTGCATTACTCTTTTTCACCCGACCTCTGTCATTTTTACCAAGTGCTGTGCTTGCAACAATCGTTTTTGTTATTGGAATTCATCTCATTGATGTCAGAGGTATGAAAAACCTGTATTCACGGCGTCCTGTTGAATTTGTGGTTGCACTTTTCACAGCACTTACTGTTCTCTGTGTCAGTGTTGGTTGGGGTATTGCCGTCGCAATTGTTCTTTCGATGATTGCTCATCTTCGTCATAGTTACCGGCCGCTAAATTTCCTATTGATTGAGTCTCCAAACCGGGGATGGGCATTGCGATCAATTGATTCAGGCAGTCAGGCATCTCCCGGGCTTGTTGTCTATCAGTTCGGGGCAAATCTGTATTATGCCAACGAGGCTCGATTTACGAGTGAAATACTTGGTATTGTTCAAACCGCAAATCCCCCGTTACAGTGGCTCTGTCTATCAGCAGTATCAATACAGGATATTGATTTTTCAGGATCTGAAGCGATCAGGCAGCTTCATGGAGAACTTAAAAACCGGGGAATTGTGCTCGTCATGAGTTCAGTTGAAGATCCAGTCATGAAACAGCTGGAACGGGATCGTTTAATAGATCTTATCGGGAGAGATCATTTTTTTGAATTCAACAGAGATGTGGTCATAGCATATAATGAGCACCGGGATAGTTGA
- a CDS encoding flavodoxin family protein, with product MTVSNNYQTITEEKTTWKCTVCGFVMNGEKPPKGCPNCHSPSGEFIPAHHDIASYNGEPFDVLLINGSSHRAGNTGIMTDVAESMLKELNVSYLRVNLNEHSIDHCWCCYAVRAQSCDFPCRNKSDDMHTFHQMLTVAKSVIVASPINWNSMSARLKIFLDRTTCLQNLYHLKKPGLTTGKIVGILVNGHEDGGIKTAMDIFLNFQQMGFILAPFGMYYRTHGAEFTSNEDREFFAADQLLNTYTRGVVSNVVEMMKLDLEKQMKERIIPVSE from the coding sequence ATGACCGTTTCAAATAATTATCAGACAATAACAGAAGAAAAGACAACCTGGAAGTGTACAGTTTGTGGCTTTGTGATGAACGGTGAAAAACCTCCGAAAGGATGTCCTAATTGCCACAGCCCCTCGGGAGAATTTATCCCTGCACATCATGACATAGCCTCTTACAATGGAGAACCATTTGATGTTCTGCTCATCAACGGCAGTTCACACAGAGCAGGAAACACCGGGATAATGACGGATGTTGCGGAATCCATGCTTAAAGAGTTGAATGTATCGTATCTCCGGGTTAACCTGAATGAACATTCCATAGATCACTGCTGGTGCTGTTATGCGGTACGTGCACAGTCCTGTGATTTTCCATGCCGGAATAAATCTGATGATATGCATACATTTCATCAGATGCTAACCGTTGCGAAATCCGTCATCGTCGCTTCACCTATCAACTGGAATAGCATGTCAGCGAGGCTCAAGATCTTTCTTGACCGGACGACCTGCTTACAAAATCTCTATCACCTGAAAAAACCCGGGCTGACCACGGGAAAAATTGTAGGGATTCTGGTGAACGGGCATGAAGATGGGGGAATAAAAACTGCTATGGATATATTCCTGAATTTTCAGCAGATGGGTTTTATTCTCGCTCCCTTTGGTATGTATTACCGGACTCATGGTGCTGAGTTTACAAGCAACGAAGATCGGGAATTTTTTGCTGCTGATCAGTTGCTCAATACCTATACTCGGGGAGTTGTATCAAACGTGGTTGAGATGATGAAGTTGGATCTTGAGAAGCAAATGAAAGAGAGGATCATACCGGTTTCAGAATAA